From Candidatus Binatia bacterium, a single genomic window includes:
- a CDS encoding retropepsin-like aspartic protease, translating into MGVIRKNLPLLGRRGQREVECLFDTGASSSFIRPELVREVGIPTTHLLKPVRIRLGKGSTRVSRIAATMIRLNGATLADTAYVMPGLTEDYVLGAEFLERYDIRLDPKRRRLVLPSKRHLSLVLI; encoded by the coding sequence ATGGGAGTGATTAGAAAAAATCTTCCGCTTCTTGGTCGCCGTGGGCAGAGAGAGGTGGAGTGTTTGTTCGACACGGGTGCGTCTTCAAGCTTTATTCGGCCAGAATTGGTCCGCGAGGTAGGTATCCCCACGACGCACCTCCTAAAGCCAGTCCGGATTAGGCTTGGCAAAGGATCAACACGAGTTTCCCGCATTGCGGCCACCATGATCCGCCTGAACGGGGCAACTCTGGCGGATACCGCCTATGTCATGCCGGGGCTGACCGAAGATTATGTCCTGGGGGCTGAGTTCCTCGAACGCTATGATATTCGGCTTGATCCCAAGCGTCGCCGGCTTGTTCTTCCTTCCAAACGTCACCTGTCACTTGTTCTTATCTAA
- the modA gene encoding molybdate ABC transporter substrate-binding protein — protein sequence MKSRCAYLIGGLILGFFPINRVTAANVEVFHADSLAGPMQQLKKAFEGKHQGVTINLTSGVSRQLAERILKGDTCDVFAPSSPAVVDEDLMNKKIAGTGKEAASWYVVFSANEMVVITAKGNPLGIRQVADLAKPEVKFVRVTGEKDLATNRTIEFLKKASALEGKPELAQKIIDGAAVDASKPNSVPDTIRAVREGKANAGVVYYSAAVAAKNDLDIVRFPASVNISDAIRNAATVPGTAKNEKDAMEFVKFLLSTEGQSILKETGQPPVVPAIRKGSVPAELK from the coding sequence ATGAAATCTCGATGCGCATATCTCATTGGAGGATTGATCCTGGGCTTTTTTCCCATCAACCGGGTAACGGCAGCGAACGTCGAAGTCTTTCATGCCGATTCGCTCGCCGGTCCGATGCAACAACTCAAGAAGGCCTTCGAAGGAAAACACCAGGGAGTTACCATCAACCTGACCTCCGGTGTTTCGCGGCAGCTCGCCGAGCGCATTCTCAAAGGCGACACGTGCGACGTGTTCGCGCCGTCGTCCCCGGCGGTTGTCGATGAGGACCTGATGAACAAGAAAATCGCCGGCACCGGCAAGGAGGCCGCCTCCTGGTACGTCGTCTTTTCCGCGAATGAAATGGTCGTTATCACCGCGAAAGGGAATCCGCTGGGAATCCGTCAAGTCGCCGATCTCGCCAAGCCCGAGGTCAAGTTTGTCCGCGTGACCGGAGAGAAAGACCTGGCCACCAACCGGACGATCGAATTCTTGAAGAAAGCCTCGGCGCTCGAAGGAAAGCCGGAATTGGCTCAGAAAATCATCGACGGCGCCGCGGTGGATGCTTCGAAACCCAATTCGGTGCCGGATACGATACGCGCCGTGAGAGAAGGGAAAGCCAACGCAGGGGTGGTCTATTACTCGGCGGCGGTCGCGGCCAAGAACGATCTGGATATCGTCCGCTTCCCCGCGAGCGTCAACATAAGCGACGCAATCCGAAATGCGGCGACGGTGCCGGGGACGGCGAAGAACGAGAAGGACGCGATGGAGTTCGTCAAATTCCTCCTCTCGACGGAAGGCCAGAGCATCTTGAAAGAAACCGGCCAGCCGCCGGTGGTTCCGGCCATCCGAAAGGGAAGCGTGCCGGCAGAACTCAAATAA